From a single Streptomyces liliifuscus genomic region:
- a CDS encoding NAD(P)-binding domain-containing protein — MGFIGSGYIGSALARLAIEAGHRVVLSNSRGPETLADTVADLGPRASAATSGEAAAAGDIVVVTVPVKATVTEFIESIGYGVVDAGPLADSWRQATGTPVWGTPYGPYSNEKGRPVD; from the coding sequence GTGGGATTCATCGGAAGCGGATACATCGGCAGTGCCCTCGCGCGGCTCGCCATCGAGGCCGGGCACCGGGTCGTGCTCAGCAACTCGCGCGGTCCGGAAACGCTCGCGGACACGGTCGCGGACCTGGGGCCGCGGGCGTCCGCGGCAACGAGCGGGGAGGCTGCGGCGGCCGGTGACATCGTCGTGGTCACGGTGCCGGTCAAGGCGACGGTGACCGAATTCATCGAATCCATCGGGTACGGCGTAGTGGACGCGGGACCACTGGCCGACAGCTGGCGACAGGCGACGGGCACGCCGGTGTGGGGGACCCCATACGGGCCCTACTCGAACGAGAAGGGCCGACCGGTCGACTAG